A window of Populus trichocarpa isolate Nisqually-1 chromosome 17, P.trichocarpa_v4.1, whole genome shotgun sequence genomic DNA:
CCTGCTGGCGGATGTATTTAGTAGTGTGAAAATTAACCtagaaatatatgtatatatccTGAACAGATATGATGTTTACATGAAAGCACCTGATCCATGATCGCTTGCTTTAGAGTCAAAAATGGGGAGGATCATTTTTGGTAAGCTAAGCTGGGATATCAGATACCTTGTAGGATAGTACACTTTGACAGTGACGTCGCATGGGCTTACTCGCTTTTTTGACCTGTTTATGAAAATCTGTGCAATGGGACCATGCGGTTATGTGTAACCGTACAAAATATATGGAATTTGATCtaatctgaaaataaaaggaagtgTCGGTCTAGATAATACtgtgttttaaaatgatttttatttataaatatattaaaataatattttttaaaatttatttttaaacatcaaaataatttaaaaatataaaaaatataaaataacaagcTATACATTCTCTaagtttaaaattcaataaatcaaattaaaaaaactctttaaatttatttgataacatAGGGACTAATTGAAGTTATGAGTCTTCTAAGGAGATTCATTgctttgataataaaaaaaatcatttatttttttatttagaattttgaaattgattttcttttcttactcgaatatccttatatttttttaaagcgtAAGACTAGTCCTGTTCGGGATTCGTGGTTACCCCTCCAATAAATACGCTTCTTAAAGATGAAACACGTGTTCTTATTCATGCAGAAATCTAGCAGTGATTTAATCATTAAACCAACATTTTATTGGTCAGaatttttaaaaggtttaaaaaaaagcttttccCAATCCTtacaaggaaaatatttttggtgattgatattttatttgttttttataaaaaaaaataatgatgatggtgaatataataataatataaaaattatgagcgttttatttgttttagtgcATGCATGATGTCATTATTGGGCAATTTTATGTGCTTTAAATGCATGGGAGAAGAATGCAATTGCACCAATATTTTGGGTTGCCATTAGTAATTATGATATAAtagatgttttctttttatcaccAATATAATTCGTTTAATCTACTGTAGAAAAGAATGTTACCgtgaagttaaaaatataaaataaaaaggataatataAATTCTCTGCACCGAGTATGTTGCTTCCACAGGTTAGTAATGGTTGTATAAAAATGTTTCGCGTGattggaagtgtggttgtaattattttttaaaatgttttttatttaaaaatatatcaaataatatttttttatttttaaaaattatttttgatatcagcgcatcaaaatgatctaaaaacaccaaaaatatattaatttgaagcaaataaaaaaataaaaataatttcaatttttttaaaaaacatttttgaaatgcaaaaacaaacagcacGTGAGATCCCATATGAACCATAAAATTAGGTATCTTTTCGTTCTACTTGGAAGTTAAAAAAAGtgtgtaattaaaagaaaaaataaaatgaatattaataaattcaagCCAGGCTGACCGATCTTATTgtaaattcaataatttgattATCTATCTTGtctatattaatatcaaaaccggtcATAAAATCTAGTAAAAATCAATGTAACCTAGTCAACTCAGATGATAGGTTAAGCATTGATCTagtttctatataaaaaaaattattgattgttAAGTTTCAACTTAGTGGCTCTAGATTTTAGAATTATGCACTTATTACttcactattttattatttatgatcaAATATAGTAAAGATCGGTGGTCTATGTTAAGCTGTTGACcgagtcaatttttttctaaagtaaAAAAGGATGCCTAGActataataacattttaaagGAGCAAGAAAAATATGGGATATaagttattgatttaaataggttcaataaaattagttaatttaataatatgattataaaaaaagtcaatgacaataaaaaaaagatgatgactaattaaaaaaaattaatgtttgccaatattataaaaagatacgCTCTAGATATTCTTAAAATGTCTTAACggttttatttgataacaaagaaaaaaattaaatgagaacatgataaccttataaagagaaaaataaataaattaaagctcAATTCACAGCAAATTAAAGGTTAAGGGatgaactagaaaaaaaacattttaaaaaggaacaaaaaccCAATTTGAGTCAGCAAGCCAAATTCATGGTGCGGTcgtgagactgagataactctttacaaaatcaattgaataaatcaatgaagatcaattttcaagcaaacaaaatgatgaaaggaaaaaatggaagaaaaaaaacataaacaacccAAGTCAATCTGGATTAACTCGACTAACCCGCGACCCTAaacatgagattaagataacttcacaaagaaaaaaatgaaaaaaaattcatgaaactCAAGGTCCAAtaacttaatgttgaatgatgaaatagaaaaaataataatttaaaaggacctaaaaaagaccaaagtcaAATTAGGTTAATCTTCGAAACTCGTTTCCATGTCATGATACTATGATTACCGCTTAAAAGGCAAATACAAACAACTCAagaataaaacttaaattaacgCTTAGGGCATATTCACACCACCATTTCACACCACCTTAGGCCATATTCTTTGATTGACTCATTGTTTCCTTTCTCTATATTTTAAAGGCCAAACATGTTTAGAGCCActttcatgttaaatttataCTAGCGCTTGAATGCATCAGTCGATCTGTCCactttttaatcttgtttttatttaggcTCATATACCAAGTCAATGTGGCACCACTCAAACTTTCATGGAAGAAATGGATGAATAGATTGTCATGATTAATTACTTCTACAATCTCGATACAGTAAATCCTAAGTAGATCTTAATACATTCAACGCTTGTTTACTTGGTGATTTCAAGCACCTTATCTTTTATGAGAAGACTATATATGGCACTAAACACATCTCATATTTCTTATTAGAATCATATATATGCATACCCTCAATTATATTTAAACACTTTTCAATTGATAAgagttttttaatatgtgaTTCCTTGATAGACTTCCCATTCAAAACTTCTTTTATAGTAGGCTTTAAAGAAAAGTCAAACCTCACTTGTTGATGGATCGGcaacgttaaaaaaaaatggggagCTTTTAGGAACTAAATATCAAGAGCTATGATAATGTGTTGTGAGGTGTGCATTTCCAAAGTATTCTCTTTATTAGAGAGCCCTTCTTCAGATGGTCTAGTCTTAATGTTATGTTTAAGCGAGCCAGTGAGCTTATCTCTCTCATCACTTCTAATCAATTCCATATCATTTGGtagtttttctctaaaatggtTCTTCTTTCATCTTTCATGATATGGTCTAATGTagtgttttcaagaaaaatcgagcttttaaatcataatttatatttgCTCACCCCTCTCTATAAAGAAACACCAAATTGATCTTTAcaaatttgaatattaaaaaattggcTGGATATAAAGTAGTCATTTATGATGGGTAACAAGAGTTAGTGAATCTTCTAACATTGTAAAGAAGTTTGACAATCATTTTGGTGTCCTAAATTCtaagagaatttgtttttttatagctaGAAATGAACCACTTTATCATGAGCTCCTTGTTTTCATCTTCTATTTTTGCATAATGGTTGTATGATAACTTATTGAACTTTTCCATGTGATGTCTCGAAAGATATTATCCATCCattttcagaataaaaaaataaaaaatatgggaAATTTTATTCATCAAAATTTTAACATAATTGTCCATGTATTTTAGAAAGGTAGTTTGGAATTTCCCCTAATCTAAAAACATAGAAACATCTCAACTTGTAACCCCATacatctttaaaagaaaaattcaagaccTTGATTCATCCAAAAATGAAgagtaatttaataatttatcatataacttaattcatcttcttctcaatGCTAATCAACCAAATTTGAGAAGCAAGCTACACACCAAAAACTTTGGCATACCAAGTTGTCTCCTCGATGAAATCATCATGTTTTATCTTGGAAGATTGTTATAACTAAACTTCTTATGATGTTGCTTTTGCTTGTCTTATCACCCATCTCATGAAATTTCATTAATAGTAAGCTTACCTAATGGTATTATAAGGAGACATTCTAAGGGAATGTTCTAGCCTTTACTTGTGGGTAGGTTAGCTAACTTATTAGTCTCAAAAAAGTCTTTCGTTGCTTAGTAATACAAACCTTATAAGGTTGTCTTAAGGCCTATAAAGTGAAAATAATATAGgccaagaaaataatataggCCTAATCGTGACTATGTAAACTTATAGTAATAGTTAGGGTTTTACATGTATTAGCTTGAGGTGAAATCACATCGAGATACTATTAATTCCTTATGCTAACTTAAGGCAAAGTATGTGTAACAAGGTGTTATATAGTGAGaacaaaagataaattaatattgaattcAAAGAATGATGCATGAGGTTTTATAAATATGTATGatgtataaaaaacaacatacgTGAATCATATATACAAAGATATATACAAGAACATATatcacataataaaaaaataataaacacatATTAATCAGTTTAGTCAAACaagcataaaatatatataaagcacGCCAAACATATTATcacaaaatcaatcaatcaaagctTAGCTCTAGATCTTTAGTGGAGTTGTTATTTTGTCATTGGGGGACATCTTGACGAGCTAATTATgtaaatgaggaaaaaaaagaagaaaaaaaaaagtcaccacCTAGTTTTATAGTTACTATAAACTTTAACtgtttttaaaagatttctGGATAAGAAGTTGATTATgctaaataaaagatgaaaatcaacataaaatatcATACTTAggataagctgcattgttatttgattttaatgataaaaataatattatgcatACATGTCAATATTCATCTAAActaaatatttatgtttatcaAAGGTAAAAATTCCTAAGATAGTGATTTgagatttagatttaataataaaatttcatcctcacttcttagattatggatgaggtctgaaataataataaatgaagatttaggttttgatttatttcttttcttatacaATTTAAAGTAATTCATCagaaattgattattttaccGAGTATGACCACCATGAATAACCACAAATATTTcaaccaatttaaataatataaacaagcataattgaatacaaaaagaaaatcatgtgcataacataaattaatccaaaaaaatacaattcaatACATGTTCACAAgtcaaaaactaataaataaactaCAAACTTGTTTGaccaataaataaatcacataTAAGGATTTAAAATTGACCTCTACAAGCTAAAAACTGAAGAAAgctactggaaaaaaaaaaaaaattggtttgtgTTGTTCATGAGGATGTCTGGTTGGCTTACAAAACTCCATTTCATATGTCAGCACGACATGAAGGAACACAGACCACTTTGCAGTATGTATGAATCCTTATTCTTCCTGCTGGAATGAGATGTATGAATCCTTATTCTTCCTGCTGGAATGAGCAGGATCGACCACCTCTACCAGAGATGGGAGATTGAAGGCTAAAAAGGCTGCTGTGCTCCTAATTTTCTGGGCTATCAGTGATGACAACTTTGGGAGGCtagatttattttgtgtttgatttttttctgttattttcttgtctccttTATTGTTagcttaggttttttttctttgcaagaaTCTCTTTTTCGATCTCTTTCCCCTCTTGCTTGTCCGAGTGTCTCTTGTTTATATTGCCTAGGATTCTCTAAAAAACTAAACTGGAAAATGTTGTTAGGAAATTTTGCATTGTTTCCTTCTTAATTATAgattcctaattaattaatttttccttcttaatgtgtaggatatttttctattttttctattttgtttgactcttccatgtaatttttttttctcttatgtaTATTATCTCGCAACAGTATGTTGAAAATACTGGAAATAGACACTCACgttaaatttttcttgttaagtatttttttttctaaatttttttattaaaatcaatttttattcaatcaaacaataatataaatagacaCTCACGTTAATCAATTGAttgaatgataataaaataaaaaaaatattatacaagtctacacatattaaaaatattttttaaaaataaatatttttattttcaaaaataaagttcatttatacaaaaaaaaataacaaaaacaaatataaataaattaaaataatctcattaaaaattaaataaacacaaagtaattaaaattctccataaaaaaaaggctaaCAAGCAACATATCTGCACAttctatatataattcattGTCCAATTGTCTCATTTCTTGGATCTTGTATCGGTTAGCAATTGTTTAGGCTTTATTCTTGGATCTTGTCTCATTTCCCATGTATTATATTCCTGTTGTAAAGCATGAATGAAGACACAGAACAGAGAAATTCTCTCTTTAAACACAAGAAGTttgagaactaaaaaaaaaatcacaagagatacttattgaaatataaatttaaaaattatttttaaacaatacattaaaaaagttattaattgtTCTTCAATTAAAATGTAATTgcttaaaattgaagttttagaactaaaaaataaaggtcTACAGTAACAAGTCTTTTAGTGttctctataattaaaaaaaaaaactgctacaAGAACTTCGACATCAAAGAAGTTTCACCTGCTGTTTTTCAGATGATTTCTGACACTCGACTCTCCTGGGGTTCAAGTTTCTCAAAATGGGGAGGAGAAGTTGATTCAGTCTCAATCGCATCCCAAGAAAGATTAATTTAAGGAGCGGACCTCTATATTCTAAGCATAGCACACCATGTGAATGCTTGCATTTGGTGAGAGCATTTTGAGGCCAGATCAGAGACTAATTGTCTTTTGAAGAAACATTCCTACTAATAAGATTAAATACATAGGTCTGCATCAATCCAGCTCCCGTAATCAGTGGCCATTTTCACATAAATTAGGTCATCAACCACATGGAAAGTGGCCCCATAGAGTTTCATACATAGCATAAAACAATGCCTTGGTGTTTCAGTTAACAGACTCTCAACacgttaagaaaaaaattcaaacaaaaccGTGGACTAACTTGCATCAAGACAATCCAATTTTGAGTAAACtatcataaataaaacaacaccccaacaaaaaaaagggagaaataaattaaagaagacTCCATTTCCTTTCACAATTTGGTTTAAGGAAAAGCTGAAAGCAATGTGGACATTCTTGAATGAAAGCATAGAAATGCTGGAACAATGGGGCTACCAGAACCGGACGAATGCATCCCATAGAGCACCAATGGCAAAAACAGTCGGCAGAACATACTGGCTTCTGAAAATGGAACTTGGAGAGCCACTCTTCTCATCTAGTGGGGAAGCAGTAGGTGGGGGAGGTGGGTTTTCTACATGGACAGCTAGCTTCATGCCTCCATAGCAGAACCCCTTGCCACTAATGAAATAGTAATTGCGAGTGACGTTCAGTGGAACCACGTCTCTTCCAGCTCCCCTGGTCCAATTGTGAAGAGGATGATCAGAGTTGCACGACTCATAGTCTGTCTTGTTCACCTCTAAAATATTCATTTGGTTCCTATCATACACGAAAACTGGGGAGACTTTGAAATTAGGTTTAAGCTTTGGGAATCAAATGACTAAATTCCACATGATACACATGCAGTGCTGGAACAGGAAAACATGAGCAAAACATTTGAAAGGAATACTTGATTAATAGCAACCAATATCAAAATGTGCTAATTTTTTCTCTTGCTAATGGAACTATAAACTAGACCATGTGCAATCAAAGACTAGACCATCCAATTCTAAATGCATCTATTCTGTCTAGGTACAATTGAaggaaaattcatcaaaatgaACTGGCCATGTGCAATCATAACAAAGTAAAAGTTGAGCCCCAAATATAAGGCGTAATTTGGTGTGTGGATTTTGACAATGTATATGTTCACATTTTAGTACAAACCGATCATATAGCACTAGAAAATGATGGCCAACTCAAAGATGTCGATTCATAAACTTGGCTAGCCTAAGTTGGTTAGTCGAGTCCATAATCCGTTTGAGGCATGAGGATCTGTACCAGTTAATGCCACTATGGGCTGAATTTTTCAGCATTAGTTGGCCTCAGCCTCGGTCATAagttaacaaaacaaacactatTAGGCACCAGAATTGCTAGAATGGCACTGTAATTAAATGTGAGCGATCAACTTTGTTCATTTACTATGCTTTCACTTGATTGAAGGTCTTCGTTGGATCACGTTACTCTCTGTAGCTAAAAGCTTACTAATTTATCAGCTACTTAAAAGGAACGAGAAATAACAGAAACCACAAATTCACAAAAAAGTAAAGAACAGTTCAAAAGGAGTGAAGCAAGAACGTTAAAGAAAGtggaaatttatcataaaaaagtcCAAGAAAGCAGAAAAGCAAATGAACCATTTTCTTCATCATGTATGATGAAACTTTCAAGCTATAATAAGTTAAAAGAAGCATTCAAATAATATCCATTAGCTTCTGATATaaccaaaatgaaataaataacaatttaagcatttttcactttgatttcTTTAGCATTGTCTCAGTAGTCAAATTTAGTAAACAAACTTCGTGCATTGGTAGAAAAGACATGCTAATAAATAGCACACACATATGAAGAATAGCAGGCAGAAATCTCTTGAAGAAGAGCAGACTAGAAGCTTAATCCAAGAACGAGTTAAAAAGctcaaaacttgaaaaccaTCAGCCAATTCCAAAGGCAGCCGACTCATAGATCTAACCATCTAGCTCCAAGACCAGCAAAGTGAGCTAAAATCAAACAACATTACACTACCTTTCACTAAAAACAGCAAAACCATGCAGATAAAAAAGCAGAGAAACCTagttaaataaacataaaaacagaTCTGAAAGTAGATTCATGCAAGAAAGAAAGTCTGTGCTTACAGAGCCAGTCACCATTGTAGAAATGCTTTCCTTGAGCCCAAATAGTGTAGTTGACATTACTAGTCCAACCCATGTTAGATCCAACTGTCCATCTAGTTGCAGACACTTCAGGTACCATCACCACCATGGCAAAAACAAGCACTGCCAATGCCACCATCATGGGTGAACCAAACCCACTTCCTCTCTCCATTACCTCTCTATTTCTTTAGCTCAATCTAGCTAGCTAATGAGTTTGTGTTGTGTTATTATAGGCCTTACTTTGCTGTGCTGTGCTGTGCTGTGCTGTGCCGTGCTGGTGTTTTTCAAGAAAAGGTTTCTTGTAAGCTTCTAGAGATCCACAACTAGCTTTGATTATATTATTCTGAATAGTTAATTTGAGATTAATTAAgggtttatttttcaatatagttcaattctattttaaaaaaattttgaaagttttttaatttattatcttttaaaatttttaaattattttagtatattaataacaaaaatatattttaaaaaatatattattttaatatatttctaaataaaaaaaacatttcaaaatacAACTTTTACCTTCGCTTTTCGTGTATTGTAAAACAagtcttaaaaaatttaaatttattttttttattttcacgatatattattattaaaataatttttaaaaaataaaaaatattattttaatatatttataaataaaaaataaaacaatttccaAACATCCTCTTAACTGCAGATCCTTGACCAACTTTGTTAAAAGGCAACAGCGAGCACGTTATAGGGTGAGAAAAGACTTGTCGTGGTTGAGACAAACTTCAACCATTTTAAGCTTTTTTGTCTCCTTTGTGCTctgatatttctttttctaatccCTTTTTTAGCCGTTGCTTGTGCTTTTCAACTTTTCTGTGCTAGAAAAATCCTAACTGTTGTTGGTAATTATATATAGCTTCCCCGTGTTTTGCTCTGCCccaacctcttttttttaaaagcataaaaaaaaaaatgatggtaaaGTGCTGTaggtatatttaaaaaaaaaaaaacattactggccaaaaaaaacaaaaaaaaaatactgattgTCAATCTACAAGAATTCAAATAATGAAagataacattaaaaataaaatcattaaaaaaaaataatgataaaatatcagcaaatccaaataataaaattaaaaaaaccaaaattataaatcaaatgatgaaataaacaAGTTGGTCTTGGCGCTagtgaagaaatccaaaaaataaaacacacaagttgctattgattttcttaaaaagtaAAGAAACCTTGCAACATAAGGATTTTACGTGTAATTAAATCTTTACCTTGTAGGAAATCacaaattatatagaaaacaaatttttttcaaatatttttgtttgctgTTAGATTTAAATAATGATTTCAAATATGTCATACTCTCTCATCTTaatgagttatttttaaatctaactGGAATCTCAGCAAAATTCTATATGTAACTTCAAATATGACTCAAACAATATACAAAGATTTAGTTTGGTAGatttataacttatttattcaaatatctagaattagattaatcaatttctcttaaatccttttaatttcatattttctctATTTAAAATCTCTAAATAATTATTCGGTGATAATAACTGATTTGCATCACATCATATAAGCTTGAAATCACAACACCCACACCACTATTATCTAAGCCATGTCACGCTATTTTTAGAGTGCTTGATCCGGGTTTATAAAGTTGatcacttataaaaaaaaatcaaaactaaatcaattaataatcaataataagagtttcttgaattttataatcttattgtatggatttgttttttgatattactaagttaagatatttgatctagTTTGTTTATTGGTATCTGAgaataatttaatcatttcatcgaatttaaattttttttttttgttaattacacaagtaaaatgtaatttttaaatgaacagagaaaaagtgaagaaatccataaactaggttttttttagttatccgTAAAAATTCAAATGCCAAcaaaattcaaatccaaatGGAAAACGAACTCTCAAATTTTGTGGACCCCACTATGTCCCTGTCAACAGACACCATGGATTGCCATGCattatagtataaaaattagaaaatatgtGGATCTAAGATACCGTTTGTCAACCATCCAGACTTTCAGGCCTTTTATTGGGTTggtggtctttatttttttaaaaaaaaaaaacattttataaaacatttctTTGCTGGCCTGGTGCCTTGTTGATATTGTGTGTGAAatactgtattttttaaaattattttttaattaaaataattttttgtagaatttttttaatttttaacatcattatattaaaataatttaaaaaacaaaaacttataaaaatttataagttcTTAGAGTCAAGCcttgcttttaaaaatttataaaaattctttattttttattttaaattaattactttagatattcttaaattattttaatgtattaatattaaaaataaattttaaaaaatacaaaaatattatttttaatatatttttaaataaaaaaacactttataaaaCGATGTCCACGCACTACCTCAAAGTCTAATCGCATTCGTGGTCCTTATCAAGGTAAGGTGGTGACCACTTCGGATCCTTTTAGATGAGGTTACTGTTGCAGGTTGAAGAGTGGATACTTCGGATGGACTGAGGTCTCATCGAATAACCAATCAACACATTTCCCACTTTCCAATTAAATCACTAAATTTATAACACAGTGAATTACTCAAGCTTCATATGAAGTTTCTGAGCACAAGATACAACCAAAATTGTAAAACTTGCTTCACATTTTATGCAGTGGCCAGGTTCTTCGATGCACGTCTCCAAATAAGTGGCAAATGTGGTGGCTGATTTCCTACGTTGCATGATGCCCTCATTCATGAGGCAACTATAATTACAGAAAACGAAAACGAACATCAAAGCACTCAGAGAATGTGCGCTTTACCGCCATGAGCAGGCATTGCAAAGCTTAATCCAACCTTCTTAGCAAGTACTGAACTTGAACCTCCTTTGTCAGCGGCATGATCCATTCACCATATAAATCAGCAACCAGGGTTGGTCGTATTTTGTACACTGGGTCAGTTCCATCTATTTCTCCTTCCATCGTCACTTCCTGCCCAAAAGCTTTAGCTTTCATCTCAACTCTCTTTTTCACCGCCTCTTCAACTGCTGGGTATGTCAGAATTTCCATCAGTCTTTTGCTGTCCTGAAAATTATGAACACCAACACCAAGATGAGAATACAGAAGATTACATTGTGAGCTGCTCGCTCTAAAAGGTAAAGAAAGGATCATGCAGTAACAACTTGTGCTCTAATGGCAGCCTCATAATCATCTGGAGAAGCCCGAAATTTAGCCTCTGCTACAAATTCTCCATAATGGATTCTTTTTGAGAGAGCCTGAAATCACAATAATGCATAAGCGTGTCAACTAAAGAGTTACTAAGTGTAATCCATAAGAGAGAGGAGATGCTTCAGTTAGGACAAATTATAGTTCTTGAACATCATTTACATGAATATGTTCTGAGTTTGTTCGTTTACCATCATGAGATTACATTATAAATAAGAAGCATAAGCTACATAGATATGGAAGCAAAAAAACGAACAAAACAGTTCATCAAAAAAGGAGATACAAGAATTGGGAGGATAACAAGGTTTTAGGCTAAATTGGACACAAAGCTGGGAACATAGCAGTTGATAAGTACTGCTACACAACCATATTCACATCAGAGCCCAATGAAGTTAGAAATATGCACCACAAACTTGAAGAGTTGtgaaaaattgtaaaaacagattctttttcttccaaatttcagccaaacaTGGAACTGCATAAATAGGTATCTGttctttttatcttctctttCCCCTTTAAGCTTGTACAGATTTGATATCCCTCAAGTTGGAGAATATACGAGAAATCTAATTCTTTCAGAAAAGACAAGCGAGAGGCACAAAGTAACGAAAAGGGATATGAATCCAAATTTAATCTGATGACGAATAAAGCTTTCTATTAGAGATAACTTTGGaaactcaattttagcaaaatttGCTCCATTAGCATTCCAAGCCATGTAATGCACATTGCCACAAACTGATTAGCAATTGTGCCATCAAAATGCCACCTTTTGACtgctttaaaaagtaattaagcCCTCACGAGTCACTTCTCATGTTAATAACATAGTTTATGAGAGTGCTGACACAGCTCCATCAGAGGAGGTGCTT
This region includes:
- the LOC7496000 gene encoding lamin-like protein translates to MERGSGFGSPMMVALAVLVFAMVVMVPEVSATRWTVGSNMGWTSNVNYTIWAQGKHFYNGDWLFFVYDRNQMNILEVNKTDYESCNSDHPLHNWTRGAGRDVVPLNVTRNYYFISGKGFCYGGMKLAVHVENPPPPPTASPLDEKSGSPSSIFRSQYVLPTVFAIGALWDAFVRFW